The DNA segment CCCTTCTCTGGGGTTGAGCGGAGCGACGCGCCACCAGAGCAAGGCCCAGAGCCACCTCCACTCACAATGGACCTCCATCCACCACGTGCCGCTGAACCCGTTTGCCCTTGGCATCAATAGTATTTCAGCGTGAACCGGACGCGCACCTCGAAGGAGGCGCCCACCTTTTCTCCGTTGTGGACGACGGGGATAAAGTGCCAACGAGGAAAAACCGCCAAGGTGGCCTCGGCCAGCAAGGGATGCCCCTCCACCACGTGCCATCTGATCGGGTTGCCATCGGGGTCGATGGTGACAGCGATCGCCACGATGCCCTCGATGTGCTGCGCCTGTGCCTTGGCCGGATAGGCCGGCGCGACGTAATGTCGCATGTCCAGGAAATCGACATGAACTTTGAGTTCTTCCTCGCCGCGCGCGGAGTAAATCCGGGTGCTTCCGCGCCCGCGTCCACGGCCAGATCCGAGGCCGTTTCCGATCTCGTGGCCCCATCCACCCCCAATGCCGCCGCCATCGCCGAAAGAGGACACCAAGTGGGGTGTGAAACTCAATGGTTCCCTGTGCCTGGTGAGCTCATCGTCTCGCGGCGGCAATTCCTCGGAGACATCCTCCGCAACATCAAGGTGCGTAGCAATGGCATTCACCCTCGGCAGCATGGGTTTGCCGTCGGACTCGGTAGGTTGCGCTGCCCTCCCACCCCCCGAAGTTCCCCCTCCGGGCTCGCCATCTCCCCCTTCGTACAGCATCAGAGCAACCATTTTCGGGAGAGCCGACGGTGTCGGGACCCGATTCCCCCGGCCAGCGACCAACCAAAGCGCCATGCCCAAAAGGAGGGACCAAGTCGCGGTGGTCAGAGCCAACGTCAACCTCCGGTTTGGAGGCGCGCTCGAGTGCTGGATCGGGCGGATCCTCAGCCCCGGCGGCAGGGCCGTGTCACTTGGTAGTTCAGCGGAAACTCGGCGCAGCATATTGTCACCGGCCAAAGATAAAGATGGTGATGAATGGATCGGCTCCTAAGTATGAATTCCTTTAGCCTGCCCCTCAATTCAATTGCTTACCTACGAATGAGAATTAGCTTGGTAGGGGCCTTTTCATCAATGGTGTAAACAAATGCTTTAAGAAAACTTTGGCCCAATAACCCGTCGACGCCGACTTCTGCAGGGGGCACCACAGAGGCTGCCACCTCCGTCAGGGTTTGGCCGGCAACGGTGAGCTGCGGAATTCTGCAGCTCAGACCTTTGACACGCAGACCACCTATTACGGAAAGGGAGGTCTCCCTTCCGAGGCTTCTCCCCAGATCGAGGGCATCCAACATTTCCTCGTTCACGATGGTATCCATGGCGCCCGTATCCACGATGAACCACCCGGGCTCATCCCCCACCAGGGCTTCCACAATCACCAACCCGTTGGTTTTCAGTGCCTGCCCCACGATGGCCCACGCCGCCAATTCGCGCCGGAACCCCCGGATCCGGTTCAATCGCTCCTGGAGCGCGGGATCCCCGGGCTTATCCCGCAGCCCCTGGCGAATGTCCGCCAGCAGCCGGTTGAGGTCGAGGAAGAAGGCCACGTCCTGCCCTGATTCCGTAAATGCCTTGAACGCCGCGAGGCGCCCGTTCACGGCAGCCTGGACGGCCATCACCCGCTTCCGGTGCTCTTCCAGTTCCTGTTGAGTGCGGGTCACCATGGCGTTGTGGGCGTCTAGGGCGGACCGGGCCTTGGCGCTTTGCTCTGCGAGCTTTGAGGCGAGGGCATTTCTCGCATCCACCTTGCGTTTCAAAGCCTCCCGGCTGCTCCGATCTCCAGGGTCGCGAAGCTCGAGGTCAGCTGCTTTCAGCTGGGCCTGGATCGCTTCGACGGAAGCCAGCATGCGATCCAGGTTGGAGCGCTCCGCGAGGAGCGTTTTCTGAAGTTCCTGTGCATGGGCATTGTATTTCTGTATCCCTGCATCTGAACGGTCGATGGCGGTTTCCAGCCGTTCGCCCCGGTAGAACCGATCCAAGATCCGCTCGAGGACTGCGGCGCGGGAATCAAGGCTTTCCTGCCCATGCGCGATGAGGCACAGGCATCCGAAAAGGAGGAGGCTTGCGATCCTCTTCAGGACCCAGAGCCACGCATTACAAGAACCGGTTCCGGAATCATCCAGTGTCCCAGCCGCTCCAGGGGAGGCTGCCGCGCCCGCCTGGCATCCGGAACTCATTCCAGCGCCAGGAGCGCGAGGCTTGCGGACGCCAAGGGCGTCGGCAGGCTCCCGGCTTCGATGGGGAAGGCCGCGACGCTGTCATGACCGCAGTTGGAGCCCGACGCCTGGGCTTGGGGCTCAGAACCCGCGTACACGCTGGATGAAGCCGCACAGGCAAGAACCAGGAGGCGCTTGAGGGGGGTGGGCATGGCTCCATCAAAGCAGAAAAGCCACGGCCTGCGGCAGGTGGAGCGTAGGGATCGTGCCCCGGGTGGTGGACGCCAGATGCGAGGGAGGGAATCCTCCGCTCAGGCCAGGGCGGAGCGCATGTGCTGGGTGAGGCGGCGCAGTTCCTC comes from the Geothrix sp. 21YS21S-4 genome and includes:
- a CDS encoding retropepsin-like aspartic protease yields the protein MDRFYRGERLETAIDRSDAGIQKYNAHAQELQKTLLAERSNLDRMLASVEAIQAQLKAADLELRDPGDRSSREALKRKVDARNALASKLAEQSAKARSALDAHNAMVTRTQQELEEHRKRVMAVQAAVNGRLAAFKAFTESGQDVAFFLDLNRLLADIRQGLRDKPGDPALQERLNRIRGFRRELAAWAIVGQALKTNGLVIVEALVGDEPGWFIVDTGAMDTIVNEEMLDALDLGRSLGRETSLSVIGGLRVKGLSCRIPQLTVAGQTLTEVAASVVPPAEVGVDGLLGQSFLKAFVYTIDEKAPTKLILIRR
- a CDS encoding energy transducer TonB is translated as MLPRVNAIATHLDVAEDVSEELPPRDDELTRHREPLSFTPHLVSSFGDGGGIGGGWGHEIGNGLGSGRGRGRGSTRIYSARGEEELKVHVDFLDMRHYVAPAYPAKAQAQHIEGIVAIAVTIDPDGNPIRWHVVEGHPLLAEATLAVFPRWHFIPVVHNGEKVGASFEVRVRFTLKYY